The Gouania willdenowi chromosome 5, fGouWil2.1, whole genome shotgun sequence sequence aacaaacactcATAAGATGAGTAAAAGACATATTTTCAAATGACAGATTTAAAAACAGTTTCCAAGGAAGGGAGAAGGTACCTCGTGGGAGTCCATATCAACAAAGCAAAAGCCGTTTGAGCCAGGTTGTTTGCCTTTAACCAGGCGGACATTTCTCTCATCCAGATATGCAAAAGGATCGAGAGCCTTCAGGATCGTCTCTACAGTGGTGGTTGCTTTAACATTCTTTATTATCATAGCTATAAAGAGAGGAGAACATCAGTGTCCAAATATACaacaactcttttttttgttactaaAGCTCCAGTTCAATTTGtttatttccatctttaaatattcacaaattttaaccttaaaaaacacaatgtttCTCCAGATGTTAGACATACTATATATTTAGCTTAAATGTTTCCACATTTTTACCAAGTTCCCGTTTTTAAATTTTGTAATACTTTAGGAATTGCTCTGCAAATAAGcaagggttctcgccagcgccaTTGAGCATAAGGGCCCCCGACGCTGTGATTTTCATCCCCTACGATGTGATGTCGCCCCCTACTCTGTGTTTCAACCAGCGTAGGGGGCTACTTTGGACTTCcagctttacttcacaaaatttgGCCGTCAGttatacattttgaaattaacaCTCGCAGTAGCGGTGCTCACTGTGAAAAACCTTTTTCTTTCCAAAATGTAAATTAgaaaattacatattttatttggtTGGTGGCATTTTATATCATGAAGATATCAAGACCACAGCATGTATATGAACATACTTTTACTGTCTTTGAACACAGGGTCAGACTGATGTGAAGTTTGCCTGGGAGGATTGCGATCGCTCCAGCCTTTGGCCTCCTGATCCCTCTCCTCTTGATGAAGTTGTTGATCGACTTGCTGCTGCCAAGCCTCTGGGGTCAAGTCCGAGCTGCGCTGCCACTGGTCCGGAGTGAAGGGCTCCAAAATCTCTTTTGGCTCTGACCCAAGGGGAATATCTGGTCTGGGTAATGAGGGATTTGGGAGTACAGGTACTTGGTGATCTGATTCCTGAATCAAATGCAAAAGAAGATTAGACAAATGTATCTGTCATGGCAACAGGCTGAAGATAACAGTGTACAGTAATTAAGTTTGAGCATCATTTACTACGTTATGATATTGTCCGACATAATGTACTCACAGGAGCGCTTCGTTCACACTTTTCAGGCTGGATGTAGTTCATAGAAGTAGTTCTACTGCCAACTTTTAGAGAACCCTAAAAGAAGGACAAATATgggagaaaaaaatctaaattatacattattaaGTCGTAGTTTGAATAAAACCAATGATCCTCAACATGCAACTGTGGGCCAGGTTGTGTGCGAAGTCAGGCCCACAACATCTATGCACCTTTCCCTAAGTTATGTTACTTTTCTGCAACATTAGTTCTACTGTGTCCTTCCCTAATGCTTGATCTGCCATTGAATATCAAATAAAGAACTCACGCCAATTAAAAGAATTGTgcctttcctttcttttcttttttactgtCTTTTGGACTGAAGGCTTGCACTTCACTGCaacagtaacaaaaaaaaatctgagcaaaaatgtggaaaaaaaagaacttcTAGATCACAGAAGATGATCGTTATAAAGACTAGAACGACATCTTGCCAAAAGAGATACAAAcaggtaagataactaaatcaAGAGGAGTTTTCATGACTTGCAAATATCAAAAAACAGCAATGAAGCAGTAGCATGCCTAACTGCAAGCTAGTAACTCTTAATACAAGAGTGCAGTCTTAACAAATCATAACTATATTGGTTCACAAACAACCTCCGCCACTTTGAAGATATTTTCAAGCCAAGGTACGTTTTAAATCAATAAAGATAAAATGATGACCCACACATTCTGCACAACATTTATCAATGCCTTCCTAACCTAAAGAATGTTTGCCAAGTCAaagaaataccaaaaaaaagtaaaacagttACTCTTGAAAACTTGATGCTACTCGTTGAAAAGGAAATTGTTTCATCATTTTTACACTAACTCTTGAGCAACAGAGAACGGTGCTGCTTGGGGTTTAGCATGTGTACAAGAAGTTCTGGTACGAGTGTCATCAACAAGTAAATCAAAGCTGTTTAAGAAACGCTTAAAAGTCACTGACAAGTCCTGAAGAATGAGGACAAGAGAATGCGTCATATTTTGAAGAAGAGTTGAATGGGAATCAACCAGAGAGCCATTAAGATCGCTGCCAgcatgaaaatgaaaagagGTCTGTGGCTGCTTTCCTAAGATGGAGGACTCACCAAAAGGAAGGATGAAGTCAAAGTTACATGGCAAAAGATCACCTCATGGAACTAATAGTAATCAACACAGTGGAAGACTAAAGGAAAAGTTCACAAAGCTGAAGAGAACCTGCACTACACACAGCGACGCAGCGCAGGCCAATGTGATTCGCCAAGGACTTCCAATCAAGATCTCCAAGAAGAACAAGCAAACATTTGTAAATTCTTGCATTCAGAAAAAGTATTTTATCCAAAACAAGTAACGTGAACCTTGTCAAGTTCATAGAAGCAGACAAACATCGAAAAAAAGTGCTACAAACTGCAACATTTATTTCAACACACAGTTCAGGTGGAAACGGACAAAAAGGGTTTGAGGGTTTCAACAACGGCTACAGTGCCAGAACAGAGTGGTTTGTTCCACCATTAAAGCAACCTTTTGAAAAATCTAACCCAAGAGTCAACTGATGAGACATCACAAGAGCAACTGGATGTGATTGTGTTGAATGTAAACAACTAACTATTGACTTTAGAGCACCATCAGATACCACTGAATCATCAAGGAGTTCCAATCGTGTCAAGTGTATTCACTATGTGGCTTCAGATTCAATCCTTTTGACAAACTGTGCTACCAAATAACGCTGTTCAGATCTGAGCTACAACAGTAGAATAAGTCAATCTTGTCACGAGAGGCAACAAATGAATATTGAACACTGATGTGAAATGCAATAACATCCATTAAATCTTTTACTGTTCCATTAatcacattttctgaaaaatataaaaatcaggGTAAGGATCTTTCTAACTATAATAAAACTGTGTTGAGTTTGTTTTAGTAGTTACTAAAAGTGGAAACAGTTTTCCTGTTAACACTTTACCTACCGGTAGTTACTTTAGTAAAGTATAACCTGGTTTGGTAAACTAGTACTAATAGTTTCTCATAAAAGATTACCTACTGAAAATGTGgtaatatttcacatttttatgtCCTGAAATGGACAAGTCCCCTAAAAATTGTAAGTTAACCTCTTCTCATATTCCCCTCGACTCCATTTAGTAAACGCCCACGAGTCCCGCCCCAACCCCATCACCCCCAAGCCCAACCCCAACCCCCGATAATCCTGATGTGAGAGACGGCCTTCGTTGAGTGACGAGGATGGGCCACCTTGTTGGACTCCATGAAGCGGACTGCATCCTCGATGTTTAAAAACTCCACATAGGCCATATCGGAGCTGTAACCTGGGGACAGCATTTGAAATACAGATGGGTTTTTGTTAGTCAAAACCaagaaacagaaaacattcgTAAATACACCGAGATCAGTGCGAGCGGATTTTAGCATCTTTAAATGACACACATACCTTTTTTTCAGGAAGACAATTTATTAATGCCTTTTATTACTTCTGATGACTGACATCATGTCAGACTATGGGAGGTACTCTTATAACACAGGCCTCAACACAAAGATGTTGCAGACAGCACATATTTGCATGATGCGCCACCATGAAGAAAGAAAACTTAAATCATGTTTGTAGATGCTAGGACAGCTCCTTGTTCTCGGATGCTGTTTTGATGCTAAACGTTGACGTCTTTAACCAAAAATCTTGGCATAAAGACTTGATGAACAGCCGTCAGCCGAGAACATTTTTCACTTTCAGTTGCTTACATCAGCAGGATGAGCAAAACCTCCATAGAGACAGTTTCCAACTCAACTCTTAAAGCTGTGAAAAAGACTCCATCTGTACATCCTGTAAGAGCTGCAAACGAATCCATGTTCTCCAACATGGAAACTACCGGTAACGTCAGAACAGAAACATGTGTTTCTGGTCTACTGAGTGAGTTCACACCAACAACAAAAGCAACCAGGAAAGAAATAGGAAATGCGAAAGTTCGAATATCGGAAGAGCGAAATGTCGCGCGATGGTTAGCGACCAATAGACCTTTTCACAAATAAGCATTATTCTTACCGGGCACAACATTCCTGATTTTCATCCCCTGCATTGGCACACCATCTCGGACAGCGAAGGCACCCAGAATCTGCAACAAAGTAAAAacgaaaaaagaataaaaaagtataacagtgattttgtttattgtaatgcattacaattgcatttttatacactttaaaaaacCATGCAGTAGTTTTGCTTTTCAGTTGATTACCTGTTCCGTTGTAGCAGTCTTTGGAATACCAGTGATGGATATAACATTGGAAACCTTTTCCTCTATTGATGCATTCCTGTAATCCTGATCCTTTCATACAGAGAATCATAAAATGCTCACATATtaggcaacaaaaaacattaaacgaTACAAGtatttgacaaataaaaacagagaaataacATGCCTGAGATCCAGAATTACTCAGTTTTGGAGGTGGGATTGGTGTGGATTCATTGAGGATTTTCTCTTGTGCAGGAAGTTTTTCCCGCTTGAATTCAAACACTGCACTTGATCCCGTTCGATAATCAATGTCTCTGTAGTCTTGATCCTTTGGCTGCAGATTGCTGCTGTTATGGAAATCATGCCCTGCACTTTGTTTACCGCAAACAGGGTCTTCATGttgtgtaatatttttaaaGCGATCACTTGGATGCTGAACTTCAGCTAACTGCTGAGTCTTGTCATAAAAAGGAAGCCTTTCATTAAGATCAGATTTGTTATAAATATGCTTTGATTCCCAATGTTTACCTTCCTTTTCTTCACCTAGAGTGCCAGGCAGGGGCCCAAAATCTTGGGGTTTCTGGTTTTGTGCGCCTTTGTTTCCAATTGATGAGAGACCCTTTGGCAAATAATGGTCCCCATGGGAAAAACTAGCATCCTCTTCTGGAAATTCCAAGGTCGACTTTTCCTTCTCTTGAAATGAAGGGGGAAACACTGGAGGAAAATTGGCTTTAGGTCCACTACCCACACTTTTTTCCGTTGTATAATAGGGATTGTCCTTTTTACGGTGCTTCCATTCTTCAGCGAGGGTCATTTCCTCACCACTTCGATAGTCCATGAGAAGATCCCCCCGTGCATCTAGATACTCTCTCTCATGACCGTCTCCAGGGCCCATAAACTCAGGTCTTCGTGCATCAACATCTGCCGATAAATCCATTCTTGCTCTTTCTCCAGGATGGAGATTATCATTTCCAAATCTTATTGGAGATCTGTCTCGACCTGTAAAATGAGCAGATGATCCAGGACCATGTCTAAAATCCATATCAGAATCAAATCCTCTTAGATTTACAGGGGGACCTCTTCTGTCAATGTCCATCATTCTTCTCTCCTGTTGAGGCATATCCATATAATGACTGCTATCCCCGCTGCCAGTTGGAGGTCTATCGTGCATATCCCTAAATCTTTCGCCATGTTCCATTCTTTCCATGGGAAAACCGCTTCTTCTGTCCATATGTGGGTTGTCAAGAAATAAATCCTCATCACCTGTGTTCATGAATCTATCATTTAACTGTCTTGGCGGGCCTCTTCCTCCCATATCCAAGTTTCCACCTGGGCCACGAAATCCAGGAGCACTCATCAGTTGGTCTCTGTTTCCCGACTCATAAGGCCATCTGAGATCGAACTCTGGTCGGTCTTCAAATCTGCTATAATCTCTGCTTGGCTCTCTTCCGTGTATGTTACCATGGTCCAAGTCATGCCCTCTCATGGGTGGTCCATCCATTCTTCTCATATCCATAGGTGGTACATCTAGTGGCCTTGGTGCCAATGGACCTACGTTCATATCTCTTCCTCTATAATCCAGCATTGGGTGTTCTCTGCCCCTAAACATTTCTGCATGATGATCGCCActgcaacaaaaaagaaaacaagtgattGGAAAGCAAAGAACATCTGGCAAATGTTGAGTCATTTAATATAGGGATGCCCTGA is a genomic window containing:
- the rbm6 gene encoding RNA-binding protein 6 isoform X3 — its product is MWPGPGKRGGPPFRGDHHAEMFRGREHPMLDYRGRDMNVGPLAPRPLDVPPMDMRRMDGPPMRGHDLDHGNIHGREPSRDYSRFEDRPEFDLRWPYESGNRDQLMSAPGFRGPGGNLDMGGRGPPRQLNDRFMNTGDEDLFLDNPHMDRRSGFPMERMEHGERFRDMHDRPPTGSGDSSHYMDMPQQERRMMDIDRRGPPVNLRGFDSDMDFRHGPGSSAHFTGRDRSPIRFGNDNLHPGERARMDLSADVDARRPEFMGPGDGHEREYLDARGDLLMDYRSGEEMTLAEEWKHRKKDNPYYTTEKSVGSGPKANFPPVFPPSFQEKEKSTLEFPEEDASFSHGDHYLPKGLSSIGNKGAQNQKPQDFGPLPGTLGEEKEGKHWESKHIYNKSDLNERLPFYDKTQQLAEVQHPSDRFKNITQHEDPVCGKQSAGHDFHNSSNLQPKDQDYRDIDYRTGSSAVFEFKREKLPAQEKILNESTPIPPPKLSNSGSQDQDYRNASIEEKVSNVISITGIPKTATTEQILGAFAVRDGVPMQGMKIRNVVPGYSSDMAYVEFLNIEDAVRFMESNKGSLKVGSRTTSMNYIQPEKCERSAPESDHQVPVLPNPSLPRPDIPLGSEPKEILEPFTPDQWQRSSDLTPEAWQQQVDQQLHQEERDQEAKGWSDRNPPRQTSHQSDPVFKDSKTMIIKNVKATTTVETILKALDPFAYLDERNVRLVKGKQPGSNGFCFVDMDSHEQVTRLVELLTKPRPLYIDGVRVYAQVAKPLKNQSFRKDQDKPNISILGYPPESSMLGQQHQHLPMFTQPLPPPYGSPAGVQEPRVNQELGGVEAPAVDQPFQGGGPHMPEESATMAAATDGSQAFACTPEIPDISGFLYDATSGFYYDPETTLYYDPNSRYFYNAQTQEYMYWDAPSKTYVAVPGEYSAENQPVIMTAEDQAILSNPAADAPLEMRKPSETSSLSTDEAAVPAAAPSIAAEAAPPPAEADERNDDDDSSKRDKEKDGKEDKPKSLAAVKIMKDMERWAKIQNRQKDSARAPSPMLRSGMDDDKRQSKSADAGFAIFERKIGGEDLFKKPLAPPKKDEKSKRVMGSLGMLASDYAAGSDEEVEEDKEETTKPNQSTKSSDKEDKLTDWKKMACLLCRRQFPNKDALVRHQQLSDLHKQNMEIHLKIKRSKKELEALENQEKELKAGKASKSPEPKKKKQHHQQAQHHNTWAGTSRETNKVSDRPGLGAVPAPRKKKEHVVWDHATYKQAVRKAMFARFKELE
- the rbm6 gene encoding RNA-binding protein 6 isoform X4 — protein: MWPGPGKRGGPPFRGDHHAEMFRGREHPMLDYRGRDMNVGPLAPRPLDVPPMDMRRMDGPPMRGHDLDHGNIHGREPSRDYSRFEDRPEFDLRWPYESGNRDQLMSAPGFRGPGGNLDMGGRGPPRQLNDRFMNTGDEDLFLDNPHMDRRSGFPMERMEHGERFRDMHDRPPTGSGDSSHYMDMPQQERRMMDIDRRGPPVNLRGFDSDMDFRHGPGSSAHFTGRDRSPIRFGNDNLHPGERARMDLSADVDARRPEFMGPGDGHEREYLDARGDLLMDYRSGEEMTLAEEWKHRKKDNPYYTTEKSVGSGPKANFPPVFPPSFQEKEKSTLEFPEEDASFSHGDHYLPKGLSSIGNKGAQNQKPQDFGPLPGTLGEEKEGKHWESKHIYNKSDLNERLPFYDKTQQLAEVQHPSDRFKNITQHEDPVCGKQSAGHDFHNSSNLQPKDQDYRDIDYRTGSSAVFEFKREKLPAQEKILNESTPIPPPKLSNSGSQDQDYRNASIEEKVSNVISITGIPKTATTEQILGAFAVRDGVPMQGMKIRNVVPGYSSDMAYVEFLNIEDAVRFMESNKGSLKVGSRTTSMNYIQPEKCERSAPESDHQVPVLPNPSLPRPDIPLGSEPKEILEPFTPDQWQRSSDLTPEAWQQQVDQQLHQEERDQEAKGWSDRNPPRQTSHQSDPVFKDSKTMIIKNVKATTTVETILKALDPFAYLDERNVRLVKGKQPGSNGFCFVDMDSHEQVTRLVELLTKPRPLYIDGVRVYAQVAKPLKNQSFRKDQDKPNISILGYPPESSMLGQHQHLPMFTQPLPPPYGSPAGVQEPRVNQELGGVEAPAVDQPFQGGGPHMPEESATMAAATDGSQAFACTPEIPDISGFLYDATSGFYYDPETTLYYDPNSRYFYNAQTQEYMYWDAPSKTYVAVPGEYSAENQPVIMTAEDQAILSNPAADAPLEMRKPSETSSLSTDEAAVPAAAPSIAAEAAPPPAEADERNDDDDSSKRDKEKDGKEDKPKSLAAVKIMKDMERWAKIQNRQKDSARAPSPMLRSGMDDDKRQSKSADAGFAIFERKIGGEDLFKKPLAPPKKDEKSKRVMGSLGMLASDYAAGSDEEVEEDKEETTKPNQSTKSSDKEDKLTDWKKMACLLCRRQFPNKDALVRHQQLSDLHKQNMEIHLKIKRSKKELEALENQEKELKAGKASKSPEPKKKKQHHQQAQHHNTWAGTSRETNKVSDRPGLGAVPAPRKKKEHVVWDHATYKQAVRKAMFARFKELE
- the rbm6 gene encoding RNA-binding protein 6 isoform X1, with product MWPGPGKRGGPPFRGDHHAEMFRGREHPMLDYRGRDMNVGPLAPRPLDVPPMDMRRMDGPPMRGHDLDHGNIHGREPSRDYSRFEDRPEFDLRWPYESGNRDQLMSAPGFRGPGGNLDMGGRGPPRQLNDRFMNTGDEDLFLDNPHMDRRSGFPMERMEHGERFRDMHDRPPTGSGDSSHYMDMPQQERRMMDIDRRGPPVNLRGFDSDMDFRHGPGSSAHFTGRDRSPIRFGNDNLHPGERARMDLSADVDARRPEFMGPGDGHEREYLDARGDLLMDYRSGEEMTLAEEWKHRKKDNPYYTTEKSVGSGPKANFPPVFPPSFQEKEKSTLEFPEEDASFSHGDHYLPKGLSSIGNKGAQNQKPQDFGPLPGTLGEEKEGKHWESKHIYNKSDLNERLPFYDKTQQLAEVQHPSDRFKNITQHEDPVCGKQSAGHDFHNSSNLQPKDQDYRDIDYRTGSSAVFEFKREKLPAQEKILNESTPIPPPKLSNSGSQDQDYRNASIEEKVSNVISITGIPKTATTEQILGAFAVRDGVPMQGMKIRNVVPGYSSDMAYVEFLNIEDAVRFMESNKGSLKVGSRTTSMNYIQPEKCERSAPESDHQVPVLPNPSLPRPDIPLGSEPKEILEPFTPDQWQRSSDLTPEAWQQQVDQQLHQEERDQEAKGWSDRNPPRQTSHQSDPVFKDSKTMIIKNVKATTTVETILKALDPFAYLDERNVRLVKGKQPGSNGFCFVDMDSHEQVTRLVELLTKPRPLYIDGVRVYAQVAKPLKNQSFRKDQDKPNISILGYPPESSMLGQQHQHLPMFTQPLPPPYGSPAGVQGDFASGLSHLASSTEPRVNQELGGVEAPAVDQPFQGGGPHMPEESATMAAATDGSQAFACTPEIPDISGFLYDATSGFYYDPETTLYYDPNSRYFYNAQTQEYMYWDAPSKTYVAVPGEYSAENQPVIMTAEDQAILSNPAADAPLEMRKPSETSSLSTDEAAVPAAAPSIAAEAAPPPAEADERNDDDDSSKRDKEKDGKEDKPKSLAAVKIMKDMERWAKIQNRQKDSARAPSPMLRSGMDDDKRQSKSADAGFAIFERKIGGEDLFKKPLAPPKKDEKSKRVMGSLGMLASDYAAGSDEEVEEDKEETTKPNQSTKSSDKEDKLTDWKKMACLLCRRQFPNKDALVRHQQLSDLHKQNMEIHLKIKRSKKELEALENQEKELKAGKASKSPEPKKKKQHHQQAQHHNTWAGTSRETNKVSDRPGLGAVPAPRKKKEHVVWDHATYKQAVRKAMFARFKELE
- the rbm6 gene encoding RNA-binding protein 6 isoform X2 encodes the protein MWPGPGKRGGPPFRGDHHAEMFRGREHPMLDYRGRDMNVGPLAPRPLDVPPMDMRRMDGPPMRGHDLDHGNIHGREPSRDYSRFEDRPEFDLRWPYESGNRDQLMSAPGFRGPGGNLDMGGRGPPRQLNDRFMNTGDEDLFLDNPHMDRRSGFPMERMEHGERFRDMHDRPPTGSGDSSHYMDMPQQERRMMDIDRRGPPVNLRGFDSDMDFRHGPGSSAHFTGRDRSPIRFGNDNLHPGERARMDLSADVDARRPEFMGPGDGHEREYLDARGDLLMDYRSGEEMTLAEEWKHRKKDNPYYTTEKSVGSGPKANFPPVFPPSFQEKEKSTLEFPEEDASFSHGDHYLPKGLSSIGNKGAQNQKPQDFGPLPGTLGEEKEGKHWESKHIYNKSDLNERLPFYDKTQQLAEVQHPSDRFKNITQHEDPVCGKQSAGHDFHNSSNLQPKDQDYRDIDYRTGSSAVFEFKREKLPAQEKILNESTPIPPPKLSNSGSQDQDYRNASIEEKVSNVISITGIPKTATTEQILGAFAVRDGVPMQGMKIRNVVPGYSSDMAYVEFLNIEDAVRFMESNKGSLKVGSRTTSMNYIQPEKCERSAPESDHQVPVLPNPSLPRPDIPLGSEPKEILEPFTPDQWQRSSDLTPEAWQQQVDQQLHQEERDQEAKGWSDRNPPRQTSHQSDPVFKDSKTMIIKNVKATTTVETILKALDPFAYLDERNVRLVKGKQPGSNGFCFVDMDSHEQVTRLVELLTKPRPLYIDGVRVYAQVAKPLKNQSFRKDQDKPNISILGYPPESSMLGQHQHLPMFTQPLPPPYGSPAGVQGDFASGLSHLASSTEPRVNQELGGVEAPAVDQPFQGGGPHMPEESATMAAATDGSQAFACTPEIPDISGFLYDATSGFYYDPETTLYYDPNSRYFYNAQTQEYMYWDAPSKTYVAVPGEYSAENQPVIMTAEDQAILSNPAADAPLEMRKPSETSSLSTDEAAVPAAAPSIAAEAAPPPAEADERNDDDDSSKRDKEKDGKEDKPKSLAAVKIMKDMERWAKIQNRQKDSARAPSPMLRSGMDDDKRQSKSADAGFAIFERKIGGEDLFKKPLAPPKKDEKSKRVMGSLGMLASDYAAGSDEEVEEDKEETTKPNQSTKSSDKEDKLTDWKKMACLLCRRQFPNKDALVRHQQLSDLHKQNMEIHLKIKRSKKELEALENQEKELKAGKASKSPEPKKKKQHHQQAQHHNTWAGTSRETNKVSDRPGLGAVPAPRKKKEHVVWDHATYKQAVRKAMFARFKELE